The genomic stretch ACATGCATAAGTATTTGAAGCTTCTATTAAAAATTCTTATTGTGTGTCTGATCCATAGAGAAGGGAGTACTGATCAGATCTCATGGGATTACAAGAATTTTATCTTCTACCTGAAGAATGAAGACAAGATAAATCTATTTGCATATATCTTCAATCATATTTGTGAGTATATCAAGGATACCACAAAGCTTCACAAGAAGAATGTGCCATATCCTAGACTGTTGTATGAACTATTTTATCAAGGTCGTCTAATTGATGCCCTTAAAACATTTCCTGACAATAAGGATCTGAAAGAGATTCATGAAAACATCATATTTGCTTATGTTCTTGCAAACTTGAAGCTTATGAAGAAAAGTGATGTGGTAGCTTCAATGGTGCCTCTCTCTATCATATGTACTTATCCTGACTATCTTGAGGAGTATCATGTCATCACCAATAAGGATAATCCTGAAGTAATTAGATTATACATAGAATAGACATTCAAAGAGGGACTAGTTATAAGATTGAAAGATATACCTAATAAACCTACTAATGTATTCCATCCTTCTAAAAAGAGGAAGAAAATTGATTTAGTTGCTCAAAATAATGTTCAGAATCCCTTTAAGAAAAGAAAGGAGATTAAGGAATATATTGATGAACTTATTTCTTCCACTGTCTTAATGTCATCCAAGACAAGAAGGGGAAGGACTCCTCCAGAGGTGTCTTCTTCCTCTGTCTCACTTGATGTACCTTTAAGAAGGAATAAGTCAAGGAAGTTATGTGAAAtagaagaggatgatgaagaagaggATCTTAGTGAGTCATTGGTCGTAAGAAATAAAGTTACATATGTTGTTGCTCAAAAGAGTGTCATAAAGTCTATCTTCATAAGTGCTCAACTCTTAACATCTGTTATGTTGGATCAATCAAAGAAGCTTCTAGAAACCTTTGATGCTTTGATTGAAGAGGTTTTTGGTGTTGGTGTTTGGAG from Lathyrus oleraceus cultivar Zhongwan6 chromosome 7, CAAS_Psat_ZW6_1.0, whole genome shotgun sequence encodes the following:
- the LOC127103022 gene encoding uncharacterized protein LOC127103022, with the translated sequence MLNGPTYPHIVKDLWVRTKFFDEFVASVELNQLIENDSSLKRESREEVCLKKFEEVEIRSAVMGIDVIITQKTIVKLLKAPNSGKFVVNTKDNSPEEDAIKRSMFDNADNLCSFEFRKVKNMHKYLKLLLKILIVCLIHREGSTDQISWDYKNFIFYLKNEDKINLFAYIFNHICEYIKDTTKLHKKNVPYPRLLYELFYQGRLIDALKTFPDNKDLKEIHENIIFAYVLANLKLMKKSDVVASMVPLSIICTYPDYLEEYHVITNKDNPERKKIDLVAQNNVQNPFKKRKEIKEYIDELISSTVLMSSKTRRGRTPPEVSSSSVSLDVPLRRNKSRKLCEIEEDDEEEDLSESLVVRNKVTYVVAQKSVIKSIFISAQLLTSVMLDQSKKLLETFDALIEEVFGVGVWRLQRFKVKN